The proteins below come from a single uncultured Carboxylicivirga sp. genomic window:
- a CDS encoding T9SS type A sorting domain-containing protein translates to MKRFTLLLLGACLFSFSTIAQFAPTSDVFAPITKAGAITDVAKYGTGLVFVSTTETNDVISFTTDGSSFTDVETLITGTTKALYGWSDSEIAFYLGESETDGLGKELRKLESGTAAAIKDHEEEYDPEKGGLVKGVLTSVGRYFNNDLGAYDYHYFYQSNVGGLGTAVIKPSVYETATGDIYSMQAPGNFSIPYIQTQTGHFNGVAFNGSYYYTGGVPSGWGAAQALFEVDYDNYTLIQRFVADDDLLGLYSFKATNNRMFFLQGMNDWADARLFYMDTDGLVESLMINGMDVMVDDAVPMHVFNNKLYAVVEDKLTSIAWDMDYATTSWGWVIKKYHINAEGESDNITGLAVSGDNIFVLAAKSGGEAELFALNPNEGEYVSAMPDNIAPSDAFHSLTAIEGGVAFLGNNGTSDVVYVSDGNDGNTKQLLFEGQPTLSINEMYSAGGKVYMFAENGTDTDIYQYSPSFATQAVTVTILDEATSEPIQYVNVVFNTGLMRYSGTTDENGQVIIENVPNGYLNVTVDASGSSMPYVGVNQEYYVGAYTTEVTYSLQTGKQFMITVLDANTSSEVYDVTLTFVDQTDESEYSTTIGYNNFTNMVTGNTPILPLGTYTVTIVCDGYDTYTETDFLVDDNISSVSFTISEISTGMDKTKDNGISIYPNPASDVINITTDKEIVSVDVIAINGAKVKQVTRGDITQINISDLAKGIYIVVTTDVNGAKAWTKVNKL, encoded by the coding sequence ATGAAAAGATTTACTTTATTATTACTGGGAGCCTGTTTGTTCAGTTTCTCAACGATTGCACAGTTTGCACCAACTTCTGATGTGTTTGCTCCTATAACGAAAGCAGGTGCTATTACTGATGTTGCTAAATATGGAACCGGTCTTGTTTTTGTGAGTACTACAGAAACCAACGATGTTATTTCATTTACAACTGACGGTAGTAGCTTTACCGATGTAGAAACACTAATAACAGGTACCACCAAAGCATTATATGGTTGGTCTGATTCAGAAATAGCTTTTTACCTTGGTGAAAGTGAAACTGATGGCTTGGGTAAAGAGCTTCGTAAGCTTGAAAGTGGAACAGCTGCAGCTATCAAAGATCATGAGGAAGAATATGATCCGGAAAAAGGAGGTTTAGTGAAAGGCGTGCTTACAAGTGTAGGTCGATATTTTAATAACGATTTAGGCGCCTATGATTATCATTATTTTTATCAAAGTAATGTTGGTGGTTTAGGTACTGCAGTTATTAAACCATCCGTCTATGAAACTGCTACCGGTGATATATATTCAATGCAGGCACCTGGCAATTTTTCAATACCGTATATTCAAACTCAAACCGGTCATTTCAATGGCGTTGCTTTTAATGGTAGTTATTACTACACAGGAGGCGTGCCATCAGGCTGGGGAGCTGCTCAAGCCCTTTTTGAGGTAGACTACGATAACTATACATTGATTCAGAGGTTTGTAGCCGATGATGATTTACTTGGATTGTACAGTTTTAAGGCCACAAATAATCGTATGTTTTTTCTGCAAGGTATGAATGATTGGGCAGATGCTCGCTTGTTTTACATGGATACCGATGGCCTTGTTGAGAGTTTGATGATCAATGGTATGGATGTTATGGTAGATGATGCTGTTCCTATGCATGTTTTCAATAATAAACTATATGCCGTTGTTGAAGATAAGTTAACATCCATTGCCTGGGATATGGATTATGCTACTACTAGTTGGGGCTGGGTGATAAAGAAATATCATATCAATGCTGAAGGTGAATCGGATAATATTACTGGTTTGGCAGTTTCAGGAGACAATATCTTTGTTTTAGCTGCCAAATCAGGTGGTGAAGCTGAATTGTTTGCATTAAATCCTAATGAAGGCGAGTATGTTAGTGCCATGCCTGATAATATTGCTCCAAGCGATGCATTTCACTCGTTAACAGCTATTGAAGGCGGTGTTGCCTTTTTAGGTAATAATGGTACATCAGATGTGGTATATGTATCGGATGGTAATGATGGTAACACTAAGCAATTACTGTTTGAAGGACAACCAACTCTATCAATTAATGAAATGTACAGTGCTGGAGGTAAAGTATATATGTTTGCCGAAAATGGAACAGATACAGATATATATCAGTACAGCCCTTCCTTTGCTACACAAGCTGTTACCGTAACTATTCTTGATGAGGCGACAAGTGAGCCTATTCAATATGTAAACGTGGTATTTAATACTGGTTTAATGAGATATTCAGGTACAACTGATGAAAACGGACAGGTAATTATAGAAAATGTACCTAATGGATATTTAAATGTAACTGTTGATGCAAGTGGTTCATCAATGCCTTATGTGGGTGTTAATCAGGAGTATTACGTAGGTGCATACACTACAGAAGTAACTTATTCATTGCAAACCGGAAAGCAGTTTATGATTACTGTACTTGATGCCAATACCAGCTCAGAAGTATATGATGTAACTCTAACTTTTGTTGATCAAACTGATGAGTCTGAATATAGTACAACTATAGGTTATAATAATTTTACAAATATGGTAACAGGTAATACCCCAATTTTACCATTGGGTACTTATACGGTAACCATTGTATGTGATGGATATGATACATATACTGAAACTGACTTTTTAGTTGATGACAATATAAGTTCTGTCTCTTTTACAATTTCTGAAATATCAACAGGTATGGATAAAACCAAAGATAATGGTATATCAATTTATCCAAATCCAGCTTCAGATGTGATTAATATTACTACAGATAAAGAAATTGTATCCGTTGACGTTATTGCTATTAACGGTGCAAAAGTAAAACAAGTTACAAGAGGTGATATCACTCAAATAAATATTTCTGATTTGGCTAAAGGAATTTATATCGTAGTAACTACTGATGTAAATGGAGCTAAAGCATGGACAAAGGTTAATAAACTCTAA
- a CDS encoding S8 family serine peptidase has product MNITTQLKQTVCLILIMLLSVTVHSQELQVYKKGVLQGEFKVKIKPQLVVSPVGLKSTQINGYANTGIQGIDDLNYQYEAVSFERLIPYSPKHDIKHQKHGLHLWYKVKVNTQAELDQVLKAYSNTIEIERVEPFYEKSLVPHTLTKADITSAAGLKSTSSSPFDDPQFDEQWHYHNTADNPGTPGADINLLKAWERQTGHPDVIVAVIDQGVDYKHEDLAANMWVNEAELNGTPGEDSDGNGYIDDVYGYDFVNMDGDVKALPHGTHVAGTVAAVNNNGIGVAGVAGGSGNGDGIRIMSCMIMSESATGSAEAAFVYAADNGAVIAQNSWGWNIPGVVEQSILDAIDYFIEEAGQYENSPMKGGVVIFAAGNNGDEGEYWPGCYEPVIAVASTGPDNEITSYSNYGDWLDVSAPGGNINNGQDHGVLSTMPDNSYGFYDGTSMACPHVSGIAALIASEYKGPEFDAGQLTARLLSGVNVIDTMEVNSSWVGKVGLGAVDAYLALLEDNGIAPDAITDLSYLGVSGEFVLLNWTVPADEDDDAPRYFHVYYADYLFDNSMIDTISYVRVNSILDAGTTFAYELTKLMPNTNYHVGVTGVDRWGNESLLSNMVSFSTNAGPEITLDKTSINFNVDVNNDTLSHQQFTISNTGEGLLKWNIASNHVENIDIYDNQNERVLYKVNYTGGQTGIDSQNLKDKASIEPFAQKPSLRYMYYYHPDYLNETLVKLGESNEELPSSSATYFKVVNSEGFNLTSVLVGVSFDKITDDPLYVEVYKGGDINTAKLVHSQIFEIGYDNYYIDQIVFDKQMQFKEGEEFFIVFHMPPGHRYPLLAAQAYNLAGTDHSYFSNDQGVTWVKLKDIYYDYTKVWVVVAVNDLEPLGNYVELSNTSGYLNPNESETIDLTVNAAKLINGDYETNLQVFGQGYTNLWKDVNLNFDVTGQTSKIESDDVVNFGNVFIGTGKEETITISNVGLGAFDNGYNALNIEISHPDFKLVGTGPKVIPAERSEELRFYFKPTTEGAINATVKVSDKAGKVHTFSLYGAGTWPAKAVVSPPVSNYADMNLGDSFEGSFFLRNDGDYPLRYYVPKFADGSNMPDFDTKSIHNFGYVSGENTPAPGEEAFEWDDIQFTGTDITDIFRLDGSVMLTDAQIGFRFPYFGNNYDTCYISNWGAVSLANNGWFNAKPAGYKNPAQPSKLISAWGMPFSLNLGGKIYYQALPGKFVIQYQDVVHESYIYDNTISSGIGWLEEPITFQIVLHQNGDIDFNYKDLGEVLGTRDLGFNRASTLIMIEDQALDDRIVLNGYGTIVGRDPFILGTYPTTGHQIYFKNPGYGVLNELSNSSGTIAVNDSVEIHFKGSTENLFVDDFEERINIVSTDPVNNPVAHTIKMNITSGGTVGYVFVPEELDFGSVFQGAITDLTLRITNNGSAVGTLTNVVSENGMFTVDGYLPAELKPETVSDYTVTVNATDLGVVSDVIVVIDDKGQTFRIPVTCNVVEAPFISSGRTEIDESLQYGTSKTLSIDIVNDGNNPMEVTPSANEWLFAWPDDGTEVSGGADYVYTIEHNTESPYYNWSNAIKEGTKLDVTEEIFNPEKFWMTIPLPYEISFYGEKYDTIYVGHTGVITFLHDQPSREWGPDHFIPNEALINGYLAPLFGFNGVSNPNFYPETGIYTMEYNDKFVIRFQDLGSNGGGSPVSVEVWLFKNGIIKYLYEVNEPETAMILSSLIGIENQDGTKGIQVSARTMGIIQNGTVVTFLPQKSFTIPANTTQAFNVFLNAESLYDGVYTDKLIFANNTPSDPEFSIPVSLQVIGEDNVFVEDTLDMGELMMVEHDSAGYTSPYKRYDFDFTVKNKGSRTILINSLRFLEGFNKGEILGDDNKFGNGDEEDGWTDITSKRFRFNLKPLEEETFRLRVYPLSEATVADTILVNCDIEGGVIKVPLSGIFTMPPLINVQTERIDLYTDTINYVDTRTIVFDNLAGSANLDYEIGISFKRGSSPQPAVASVTPMALPSEYAGKLKISKAEDSAPAAVLKATANDFNRVLQYENLVTNESLVGFGESTLNFTAATGFYAPEDGFNLSHVQTWYAWGDVLESEIKVQILGGAEKLADCQLLYEQKYQHIAESGSSAGAFITIPLDDNVFFFPNEKFFVVFVFDFSITYPLGTFTTSEPVSNRYYFGDGETMFETVEAGYTTLGWMVRAAESEAGGLTWCTIESEKLGKLMPGEESQIDLSFNSTYAEQGVNQAFIIVKSNDPYTPTVEVPVTLSRNKGPQYAGGNERRYSINEADTLSYVLKIHDEEGDSFTINVPEEKDYFTYTVSEDKVYIEFTPDYDGEGQHTFSVEATDSHSNQTTFRLIVDVANVNRAPYESVEIGEQVFPLETEDGYLIHLSHHIIDPDGDELSFEVEVDDEEVVEFFHTGATAIFMPVKLGYTTIKLKATDPEGATFEMVVPAFVEHRVGIDDVEQNAIRLYPNPADKEVRLSFDLSGETPTRCDILNTTGELVKSFSIKGTNSTEVLNVSDLNPGLYMLKVHTTSATYVKKLIKN; this is encoded by the coding sequence ATGAATATTACTACCCAATTAAAACAAACTGTATGCCTTATCCTGATAATGCTGTTATCTGTAACAGTGCATTCTCAGGAATTACAGGTATATAAAAAAGGTGTACTTCAAGGCGAATTTAAAGTAAAAATTAAGCCACAATTGGTAGTATCACCTGTTGGACTAAAATCAACACAGATTAACGGTTATGCTAATACAGGTATACAAGGTATTGATGATTTAAATTATCAGTACGAAGCCGTTAGTTTTGAACGTTTAATTCCCTATTCCCCCAAGCACGATATTAAACATCAAAAACATGGTTTGCATTTATGGTACAAGGTAAAGGTAAATACGCAAGCCGAACTTGATCAGGTACTAAAAGCCTATAGTAATACAATAGAAATAGAAAGGGTTGAACCTTTTTATGAGAAAAGTCTGGTGCCACACACACTTACAAAGGCTGATATTACATCTGCTGCAGGTTTGAAATCGACTTCCAGTTCACCATTTGATGATCCTCAATTTGATGAACAATGGCATTATCACAATACCGCTGATAACCCGGGTACGCCAGGAGCAGATATAAACCTGTTAAAGGCGTGGGAGCGTCAAACAGGTCATCCTGATGTGATTGTAGCAGTAATTGACCAGGGGGTTGATTATAAGCACGAAGATTTGGCGGCTAATATGTGGGTAAATGAAGCAGAGCTTAATGGCACGCCAGGTGAAGATAGCGATGGTAATGGCTATATCGATGACGTTTATGGTTATGATTTTGTGAATATGGATGGCGATGTTAAAGCATTACCACATGGAACGCATGTTGCTGGAACTGTTGCTGCTGTTAATAATAATGGTATTGGTGTAGCTGGTGTTGCCGGTGGATCGGGCAATGGCGATGGTATACGCATTATGTCCTGTATGATTATGTCGGAAAGTGCGACAGGAAGTGCTGAAGCGGCATTTGTATATGCAGCAGATAATGGTGCTGTTATTGCTCAAAACAGCTGGGGATGGAATATACCAGGGGTTGTAGAGCAATCCATTTTGGATGCTATTGATTATTTTATTGAGGAAGCCGGTCAATACGAGAACAGCCCCATGAAAGGCGGGGTTGTAATTTTTGCTGCCGGAAATAATGGCGATGAGGGAGAATACTGGCCGGGTTGTTACGAACCAGTGATAGCAGTGGCTTCAACAGGACCAGATAATGAAATAACATCCTACTCCAACTATGGTGACTGGCTGGATGTGTCAGCTCCAGGAGGTAATATTAACAATGGACAAGACCATGGGGTGTTAAGCACCATGCCTGATAATAGCTATGGATTTTATGATGGTACCTCAATGGCTTGTCCCCATGTATCGGGAATTGCAGCGTTAATTGCATCAGAATATAAAGGACCTGAATTTGATGCTGGTCAGTTAACAGCCCGCCTTTTAAGTGGAGTTAATGTAATAGATACCATGGAAGTTAATTCGTCATGGGTTGGTAAAGTTGGACTCGGAGCTGTTGATGCTTATCTGGCTTTACTGGAAGATAACGGGATAGCACCGGATGCCATCACAGATTTAAGCTATCTAGGGGTGTCTGGAGAGTTTGTACTGTTAAATTGGACTGTACCTGCCGATGAGGATGACGATGCCCCCCGCTATTTCCATGTTTACTATGCTGATTACTTATTTGATAACAGCATGATTGATACAATCAGTTATGTGCGCGTCAACAGTATTCTGGATGCAGGAACAACATTTGCATATGAGCTAACCAAATTAATGCCTAACACCAATTATCATGTAGGTGTTACAGGTGTTGACCGCTGGGGTAATGAATCCCTGTTATCAAATATGGTTAGTTTTTCCACCAATGCAGGTCCGGAAATTACACTTGATAAAACCAGTATCAACTTCAATGTTGATGTAAATAATGATACTTTATCGCATCAGCAATTTACTATTTCTAACACAGGTGAAGGCTTGTTAAAGTGGAATATTGCCTCAAATCATGTTGAAAACATTGATATATACGACAATCAAAATGAGCGCGTGCTATATAAGGTCAATTATACCGGAGGACAAACCGGTATTGACTCGCAGAATCTCAAGGATAAAGCATCCATTGAGCCATTTGCACAAAAGCCATCGTTGCGCTATATGTATTATTATCATCCTGATTATTTAAATGAAACACTTGTTAAACTTGGTGAATCAAATGAAGAGCTGCCCAGCTCATCAGCAACCTATTTTAAAGTAGTTAATTCCGAAGGTTTTAACCTAACCAGCGTATTGGTAGGTGTGAGTTTTGATAAGATTACAGATGATCCGCTTTATGTTGAAGTATATAAAGGAGGTGACATTAACACTGCTAAACTGGTTCATTCGCAAATTTTTGAGATTGGATACGATAACTATTACATTGATCAAATTGTATTTGATAAGCAAATGCAGTTTAAGGAAGGTGAAGAATTTTTTATTGTATTTCATATGCCTCCAGGTCACAGGTATCCGTTGTTGGCCGCACAAGCCTATAATCTGGCCGGCACTGATCATTCTTATTTTAGTAATGACCAAGGAGTTACCTGGGTTAAATTAAAAGATATTTACTACGACTACACCAAGGTATGGGTGGTTGTAGCAGTTAACGATTTGGAACCTTTAGGAAATTATGTTGAATTATCTAATACTTCTGGCTATTTAAATCCAAATGAATCGGAAACAATTGACCTGACAGTTAATGCCGCTAAGTTAATTAATGGTGATTACGAAACTAACCTTCAGGTTTTCGGTCAAGGCTATACAAATTTATGGAAAGATGTTAATCTGAATTTTGATGTTACTGGCCAGACCAGTAAAATTGAAAGTGATGATGTAGTTAACTTTGGTAATGTATTTATAGGTACAGGAAAAGAGGAAACCATTACTATAAGTAATGTTGGACTAGGCGCATTTGATAATGGATATAATGCACTTAATATAGAAATTAGCCATCCTGACTTTAAGCTGGTCGGAACAGGTCCTAAAGTAATTCCGGCTGAACGTTCGGAAGAGCTACGCTTTTACTTCAAACCTACCACAGAGGGAGCCATTAATGCTACAGTTAAAGTCAGCGATAAAGCAGGTAAAGTGCATACATTCAGTTTGTATGGTGCTGGAACCTGGCCAGCTAAGGCGGTTGTGAGTCCACCTGTATCTAACTATGCCGACATGAATCTGGGTGATTCCTTCGAAGGAAGTTTTTTCCTACGAAATGATGGAGATTATCCGCTAAGATATTATGTGCCAAAATTTGCCGATGGTTCTAATATGCCTGATTTTGACACAAAGTCGATTCATAACTTTGGCTATGTGTCCGGGGAAAATACTCCGGCACCGGGAGAAGAAGCTTTCGAATGGGACGATATTCAATTCACTGGCACAGATATAACAGATATCTTCCGATTGGATGGTAGCGTAATGTTAACCGATGCCCAGATTGGTTTCCGCTTTCCATATTTTGGTAATAACTACGACACCTGTTATATCTCCAACTGGGGAGCTGTATCGTTAGCCAATAATGGCTGGTTTAATGCCAAGCCGGCTGGTTATAAAAATCCTGCACAGCCTTCTAAGTTAATATCGGCCTGGGGCATGCCTTTTAGTCTTAATCTGGGCGGAAAAATTTACTATCAGGCACTACCGGGTAAGTTTGTAATACAGTATCAGGATGTTGTGCACGAAAGCTACATTTACGACAATACTATCAGTTCAGGTATTGGCTGGCTTGAGGAGCCAATAACCTTCCAGATTGTATTACATCAGAATGGTGATATAGATTTTAATTATAAGGATTTGGGAGAGGTGCTTGGTACTAGAGACCTGGGTTTTAACAGAGCTTCTACTTTAATTATGATCGAAGATCAGGCCCTGGATGACCGAATTGTGTTAAATGGTTATGGTACAATTGTAGGTAGAGATCCATTTATACTTGGTACATATCCAACTACCGGGCATCAGATATATTTTAAAAATCCGGGTTATGGAGTCTTGAATGAGTTAAGTAACTCGTCTGGAACCATAGCTGTAAATGATTCAGTTGAAATTCATTTTAAAGGATCAACAGAGAATCTGTTTGTTGATGATTTTGAAGAGCGCATTAATATTGTAAGTACCGATCCGGTAAATAATCCGGTGGCGCACACCATTAAAATGAATATTACATCTGGTGGTACCGTAGGCTACGTCTTTGTTCCTGAGGAATTGGATTTTGGCAGCGTATTTCAAGGTGCTATCACCGACCTTACGCTACGCATCACCAATAATGGTTCGGCAGTGGGTACATTAACTAATGTAGTGTCGGAAAACGGAATGTTTACCGTAGACGGTTATTTGCCAGCGGAACTAAAGCCTGAAACTGTTTCCGACTATACAGTTACAGTTAATGCTACTGATCTTGGGGTTGTTTCTGATGTTATTGTAGTAATTGATGATAAGGGGCAAACATTCCGCATTCCTGTTACCTGCAATGTCGTGGAAGCACCTTTTATCTCATCCGGAAGGACTGAAATAGATGAATCACTTCAATATGGCACATCCAAAACTTTAAGCATAGATATTGTCAATGATGGAAATAACCCTATGGAAGTTACACCATCGGCTAACGAATGGTTATTTGCATGGCCTGATGACGGAACAGAAGTAAGTGGTGGTGCCGATTATGTATACACCATAGAGCATAATACAGAATCGCCATATTATAACTGGAGTAATGCCATCAAAGAAGGCACTAAGCTGGATGTGACGGAGGAAATATTTAATCCTGAGAAATTCTGGATGACTATACCTCTGCCTTATGAAATATCTTTCTATGGCGAGAAGTACGATACTATTTATGTGGGACATACAGGTGTAATTACCTTTTTGCATGATCAACCATCGCGTGAGTGGGGACCTGATCACTTTATACCCAATGAAGCATTAATTAATGGATACCTGGCACCTTTATTTGGGTTTAATGGGGTGTCGAATCCAAACTTTTACCCTGAAACAGGTATTTATACCATGGAATACAACGATAAGTTTGTGATTCGTTTTCAGGACTTAGGTTCAAATGGCGGAGGATCACCAGTATCAGTTGAAGTATGGTTGTTTAAAAACGGCATTATTAAGTACCTCTATGAAGTCAATGAACCTGAGACTGCCATGATTCTGTCTTCTTTAATTGGTATTGAAAACCAGGATGGGACTAAAGGTATTCAGGTATCGGCCCGCACAATGGGTATTATTCAGAATGGAACAGTAGTGACTTTCCTGCCTCAAAAGTCATTTACCATACCTGCTAACACTACACAAGCCTTTAATGTGTTCCTTAATGCAGAATCGCTGTATGATGGCGTTTATACTGATAAATTGATTTTTGCCAACAACACGCCTTCAGATCCTGAGTTTAGTATTCCGGTTAGCCTGCAGGTGATAGGCGAAGACAATGTGTTTGTTGAGGATACTCTTGATATGGGTGAGCTGATGATGGTTGAGCATGATAGTGCAGGGTATACATCACCATACAAACGTTACGACTTTGATTTTACTGTTAAAAATAAAGGTTCGCGAACTATTCTAATCAATAGTTTAAGGTTCTTAGAAGGCTTTAATAAGGGTGAAATTCTGGGTGACGACAACAAGTTTGGTAATGGGGATGAAGAAGATGGTTGGACTGATATTACATCCAAAAGGTTTAGATTTAATCTCAAACCGCTTGAGGAAGAGACTTTCCGTTTAAGGGTATACCCTTTATCTGAAGCCACAGTGGCTGATACAATTTTAGTTAATTGCGACATTGAAGGCGGTGTGATAAAAGTACCACTGTCTGGTATATTTACTATGCCACCACTTATTAATGTGCAGACTGAACGCATCGATTTATATACGGATACAATAAATTACGTTGACACCCGCACCATTGTGTTTGATAACCTGGCCGGTTCAGCTAACCTCGATTACGAAATTGGCATTAGCTTTAAGCGTGGTTCATCGCCTCAGCCTGCAGTAGCCAGCGTTACGCCTATGGCCTTACCATCAGAGTACGCAGGCAAGCTTAAAATTAGCAAAGCCGAAGATAGTGCGCCTGCAGCAGTGTTAAAAGCAACGGCTAATGACTTTAACCGTGTGTTACAGTATGAAAATCTGGTTACCAACGAAAGTCTGGTGGGATTCGGAGAAAGTACGTTGAATTTTACGGCTGCTACCGGGTTTTATGCGCCTGAAGATGGTTTTAACCTGTCGCATGTACAAACCTGGTACGCCTGGGGTGATGTGCTGGAGAGTGAGATAAAGGTGCAGATTCTGGGAGGTGCTGAAAAACTCGCTGACTGTCAGTTGTTATACGAGCAAAAATATCAGCATATAGCCGAAAGTGGCTCGTCAGCCGGAGCGTTTATAACCATTCCGCTTGATGATAATGTATTCTTCTTCCCCAACGAGAAATTCTTTGTGGTATTTGTATTCGACTTTAGTATTACTTATCCCTTAGGAACTTTTACAACATCTGAGCCTGTTTCAAACCGCTACTACTTTGGCGATGGCGAAACCATGTTCGAAACCGTTGAAGCCGGATATACCACATTAGGATGGATGGTCCGTGCAGCCGAATCTGAAGCAGGTGGTTTAACCTGGTGTACTATTGAATCGGAAAAACTAGGTAAACTTATGCCAGGTGAGGAATCGCAAATCGACCTTTCGTTTAACTCTACCTACGCTGAGCAAGGCGTTAATCAGGCCTTTATTATTGTGAAGAGTAACGATCCATACACGCCAACTGTTGAAGTGCCTGTAACACTTAGCCGTAATAAAGGACCTCAATACGCTGGTGGTAACGAAAGGCGTTACAGCATCAATGAAGCTGATACTTTAAGTTATGTTCTGAAAATTCATGACGAAGAAGGCGACAGTTTCACCATTAATGTGCCAGAAGAGAAGGACTACTTCACTTATACTGTCTCGGAAGATAAGGTTTATATTGAATTTACGCCTGATTACGATGGAGAAGGGCAGCATACATTTTCTGTTGAAGCCACAGATAGTCATAGTAATCAAACAACATTCCGTTTAATTGTAGATGTCGCTAATGTTAATCGTGCTCCCTATGAGTCGGTCGAAATAGGAGAACAGGTTTTCCCTCTTGAAACCGAAGACGGTTACCTGATTCATTTGAGTCATCACATTATTGATCCGGATGGCGATGAGCTTAGCTTTGAAGTAGAGGTTGATGATGAAGAGGTGGTTGAATTCTTCCATACAGGAGCTACAGCTATTTTTATGCCGGTAAAACTTGGTTATACTACCATAAAATTAAAAGCGACTGATCCGGAAGGAGCCACCTTTGAAATGGTTGTGCCGGCCTTTGTTGAGCACCGTGTAGGTATCGACGATGTTGAGCAAAATGCCATTCGTTTGTATCCTAACCCGGCCGATAAGGAAGTGCGATTGTCCTTTGATCTTTCAGGTGAAACGCCAACACGTTGCGATATACTCAATACTACCGGTGAGTTGGTTAAGAGCTTTAGCATAAAGGGGACTAATTCTACAGAGGTACTTAATGTTAGCGATCTGAATCCGGGACTCTATATGCTGAAGGTACATACGACATCAGCTACATACGTGAAAAAACTTATTAAAAACTAA